CCGTCGATCATTACTTCTCCAGCCGATCCTGCTGTTCCTGACGAGTATACCGTTCCCGCGGGAGGCACTACATTTGGTACAGATCCGGTACCGGTTCCTACCGCTGAAGTACCTGTAGAACCGCACCGAGAAGTGCAGAACCCACCACCGCAGGAAGTACAGCATCCACCACAACCGGATGTCCATTATCCACCCCAACCGGATGTCCAGTATCCACCCCAACCGGAAGTCCAGTACCCTGTGCCGCAGCAAGAGGGACAGCCCCCTGTAGCGCCACAACAGGAAGTGCAGAATACACCACTGCAACAACCTCTGTATCCACCGCAACACGAGGGCCAGCGCCCTGCACAACCCAATGTAGAGCAGATCCTTCCATCGTCAAACGAAGGGCTGTATCCACCGCAACATAACGGGCAATATTATCAACTGCAAAACACGGGGATGTATTATCCGCCTCCGAACTACCAGGGTTTTATTACCAACAACGTCCCATATAACTACCCCGTCTATGGGCAAAACATACTGAGATCCGTGAAATCTCTCGACGGCCAAACATATCCGCTCCACCAACGTCCGTACAgagtaaatatgtttattagacAGCCGAACCCATACTACAACGCTCCACAAGTGTATGGTCAGTACGCTGCTCCACAATATAACTATGTACCACAAATGCCGAGAACAGCTCAAGCCCTCactggaaaaaaatcaaaatccccTTGATTAAGTTTTATACTTACATTACGTCCgttcttatcattattattatgacacttACTGTAgcttttagtatttattatgaaGCGCATGATAGTTAAATTGAAGAAATAAAGAAGTGTTTCAATTATCACCAGgacaatacatttatacgtttatTCTACTTAtggtattttacttatataataatattatattatatatataaaaccctacatatttgtatgtataattcATTGTACCGAATGAATCACGTTTTGGAATTATGAACtgaaactgtttttatttaaaatatattgaaggtATAAGAATAAtcgatgattatattattatttacttactttgCAAACTTTGATAGGGCCTATCAATGAACGAATTCATACggtaaacttataaataatagctTAACTTATATTCGCattgcatatttttctttagtttggtatattttgtaagatactattaaatatttattcaaatgtataaatataggtactcaccaAATTAATTTCACGTAAATTACTTAAGGGTagataaatttatgatttataaatatttaagtatatataataactaaatgcTAAATTTCATAGTCTATTAATCTAATACAccatatattaagtatatgaaGCATCGAGGATtaattatcaaaacatttataatttattataataaaaaaatattaaaatctatggtattttaaagttaaattttgttCGTAAaagaaatttgtaaattttaggtTATCAAATGAGTATTTAGTATAACATACAAACTACAGACCTAATTTGTTTTTGGTATAAGTATGGAAATATTTTaggcttattattttatatttgcaatgtcaaatcgttaaaaataatattattgaaacaaacGATAAGTATTTAGTGTCGATGCTTTTAGCTGTTATTagaatgcttttttttattattatttaaacaaaataatatatttacaatccgtaatattttaaatacaattagtaAATTTGATAGCAAAGATTAATAACAACATGAAAATCACGTGAAGAGGGAATCCTACTATTGTGGAAACCCTCGTGATTGAATTGAACTCATTTTTCCCTAAAACaagtcttaaaatgtattatatagcaataattataaaattatttcgtaaaatattactatcTGCTGACCTTACAAGTCAACAATCAATACCAACGAACCGTACAACGGTGTAAATAGGTTCGTGGTATAAACGAGCTTAAAATGAATCTTAAAATACGtagtaaagaaatatttaaattctctatgaataacattttttttttgaattgcaataaaataactaaagtagttattttacgcttatttataaataatataaaattttattgtaatatgaacttaaaatatttatataatataaaattctacATTTCGTTGTTGAGTCTATAAGGTTTCTGTAAGAACAACTTcaaaggaaccttgtattacattttcaagcctaaactattcaaatcaaaaatgtcatacactcttaactacaaaataatttccaaatgttCGTAATTTTGATGAGCTTtgttaacatttgaaatttaaaaacgtatagTTAAAATGAgcttatgtatatttaatatctttaaatgTCCAGATGAATAAGGAGAATATAGAGTACCAaacttcttttaaaattatatcacgtGGAAATGCAAAGTAATTTActcgatattaatttttttttttttttatattaaatgatgcACAGGACTCAGGAGGTATTCTTAAAACGTCCATAATAAGATCCTACTCACCAGTCCGACAACAGAATGTATAAGCTATGTATAAAGAATGaacgatattttattaacactccaaggttatattatataaaaggacTATCTGTGTAAAAACTGgatttttctttgaaaaaaaaaatcagtttacACCTTCAAGGTACTCTTAAACATATTCATACTTGTTTTACTTATtaggtaaatttattaattttttatatttttgtcaaaattataaatgtgtatcacTCTAAGCTAAACATTTATTGAGTGGAGAATTAGTTGTAGTATTTCTCCTGTACTAAAGTTTGGTACCCAACATATGGTACAATATGGTTatgtatatgtacattatacaaccCATTACAAATTTATGAATTtcctaaaatgtaaaattattacttattatcggTATATTGtatctgaaatataaaaaaacaagttcAATATCGTACAATGATATAACGATTGATATACCTATAGTGCCAAGTACATAATGCAATCTACCTAAATGATATTGCAGGGACgatataccaatattatgattaattgtaattttatatttggtatatCAAGACGTATTCTCCaagtaaaaatctaaaaaatatataaacgcagctgttttttttatagatacctattctAAATTGAAATTTGGCCGAAATTagagatatttaaacgaagaataacgattttatttattttgttgtaatttaaaaatattatac
This portion of the Acyrthosiphon pisum isolate AL4f chromosome A1, pea_aphid_22Mar2018_4r6ur, whole genome shotgun sequence genome encodes:
- the LOC100161332 gene encoding uncharacterized protein LOC100161332 precursor, producing the protein MMCFKAILLVSAIVCLINAEYIPLKERIFKCKLIPFKKHHSIFDGIIPSIITSPADPAVPDEYTVPAGGTTFGTDPVPVPTAEVPVEPHREVQNPPPQEVQHPPQPDVHYPPQPDVQYPPQPEVQYPVPQQEGQPPVAPQQEVQNTPLQQPLYPPQHEGQRPAQPNVEQILPSSNEGLYPPQHNGQYYQLQNTGMYYPPPNYQGFITNNVPYNYPVYGQNILRSVKSLDGQTYPLHQRPYRVNMFIRQPNPYYNAPQVYGQYAAPQYNYVPQMPRTAQALTGKKSKSP